Proteins encoded in a region of the Sander lucioperca isolate FBNREF2018 chromosome 4, SLUC_FBN_1.2, whole genome shotgun sequence genome:
- the LOC116042877 gene encoding vasorin-like, protein MLPYFLLFFLSSGLVLSSDCPADCSCQTQGSIFCIQRRSSTVPRVPTTTQNLYIFQNGINTLSQDDFKGLGELELLDLSQNELAEIPDSVFEMLSKLKNLDLSTNHITHISKGSFSGLVQLERLYLHANNIQSIHLEAFESLEMLLELKLQGNQLTSLPSLHFPRLLLLDLSYNSIPTLGPSDLQTPHLEALKVASLGLTSVDEDLIASLGNLHELDISSNQLTEVPQALKQDSLKGLIKLSLAVNPLGELRVEDFQKLSGLQELDLSGLNIQGFSQSFFQNFPRLLHLTAAENPFNCMCPLAWFHVWLKEKDVNLGRPEETRCHFPLVNAGKMLSALEHKDFGCPPTTTVLIGSPIGSTPVPLMPTTSPETIHTNAIPPPPPPPPSETTVSSKTDSPLSPEPPVSPSSTSRELGEHICPPNICLNGGTCNFDPLGQLSCMCLSGTSGLYCENVDEVPEPPKPSAAEVLIVAHAMPTELDAISSRQVTSTSILLDLHRFIETRPHIRGIRLTYRNLSGPDRRPIILSVPASYPEYTLRGLRPNCTYSVCASPLGERINSRANSSVETGSCTEARTEGVPQSSPESRVETQSPLTYTLILALAALALVLGLAVVVGTIICVRKRRQAKAGRELELGPADPDPMELEGIKACLENGGNGTLPHKQPEIDRCHTPQPPPSLQQNEGLDYEVSLMQGHCPSNNNLTSLKPSYF, encoded by the coding sequence ATGCTGCCCTACTTCCTGCTCTTCTTCCTCTCATCTGGTCTGGTGTTATCCTCTGACTGCCCAGCAGACTGTTCCTGCCAGACCCAGGGCTCAATATTCTGCATTCAACGACGCTCCAGCACTGTGCCTCGTGTCCCCACCACCACCCAAAATCTATACATCTTCCAGAACGGCATCAACACTTTGTCTCAAGATGACTTCAAAGGCCTGGGGGAGTTGGAGTTGCTAGATCTGAGCCAGAATGAGCTGGCAGAGATTCCAGACAGTGTGTTTGAGATGCTCTCAAAGCTGAAGAACTTAGACCTGTCCACCAACCACATTACCCACATTTCCAAAGGCAGTTTTTCTGGGTTGGTCCAGCTGGAGAGGCTGTATCTCCACGCAAACAACATTCAGAGCATACATTTGGAAGCTTTTGAGAGTTTAGAGATGCTACTGGAACTCAAGCTCCAAGGGAACCAGCTCACCTCTCTGCCATCTCTTCATTTCCCCAGGCTTCTGCTTCTAGACCTCAGCTACAACAGCATCCCAACTCTGGGACCCTCAGACCTCCAGACTCCCCACCTGGAAGCCCTTAAGGTGGCCTCTCTGGGGCTTACCTCTGTGGATGAAGATCTCATAGCCTCTCTGGGGAACCTCCATGAGCTTGACATCTCCTCAAACCAGTTAACTGAGGTACCCCAGGCCCTAAAGCAGGACTCCCTCAAGGGACTGATCAAGCTCAGCCTGGCTGTCAACCCATTGGGCGAGCTCAGGGTGGAGGACTTCCAGAAACTAAGTGGACTTCAAGAACTGGATCTCAGTGGTCTTAATATTCAAGGATTTTCACAGAGTTTTTTCCAGAACTTCCCTAGGTTATTGCACCTGACAGCAGCTGAGAACCCATTTAATTGCATGTGTCCATTAGCTTGGTTCCATGTCTGGCTAAAAGAGAAGGATGTGAATCTTGGGAGGCCTGAGGAAACCAGATGTCACTTCCCTTTAGTTAATGCTGGGAAGATGCTTTCAGCACTGGAGCACAAAGATTTTGGGTGTCCACCCACCACaacagtgctgattggctccCCCATTGGAAGTACTCCTGTTCCCCTGATGCCCACCACATCTCCAGAAACTATTCATACCAACGccattcctcctcctcctcctcctccacccagTGAGACAACTGTCTCCTCAAAGACAGACAGCCCTCTTTCACCAGAACCTCCAGTCTCCCCAAGCTCCACCAGCAGGGAGCTAGGGGAGCACATTTGCCCACCGAACATCTGCCTCAATGGGGGCACTTGTAATTTTGACCCATTAGGTCAACTCAGCTGTATGTGTCTGTCGGGAACCTCTGGCCTCTACTGTGAAAATGTGGATGAGGTTCCTGAGCCACCGAAACCGTCAGCAGCAGAGGTTTTGATAGTTGCCCATGCGATGCCCACTGAACTTGATGCTATCAGCTCACGACAGGTCACATCCACATCTATTCTTCTTGACCTGCACCGTTTCATCGAGACACGGCCACATATCCGTGGCATCAGGTTGACCTACCGTAACCTCTCCGGGCCTGACCGCCGCCCCATTATCCTGAGTGTACCGGCATCCTACCCTGAGTACACTTTGCGTGGTTTGAGACCCAACTGTACCTACTCAGTCTGTGCCAGTCCCCTGGGTGAAAGAATCAACTCTAGGGCCAACAGCTCTGTAGAAACAGGGTCGTGTACAGAGGCTCGCACTGAAGGGGTTCCACAGTCATCCCCAGAGTCCAGGGTGGAGACACAGAGCCCGCTGACATACACTCTCATCCTCGCCCTAGCTGCACTGGCCCTGGTGCTGGGGTTGGCTGTGGTGGTGGGGACAATCATCTGTGTCCGAAAAAGAAGACAGGCAAAGGCAGGAAGGGAGCTGGAGCTGGGCCCAGCAGATCCTGATCCCATGGAACTGGAGGGGATCAAGGCCTGCCTGGAGAATGGGGGAAATGGTACACTACCCCACAAACAGCCTGAGATTGACCGCTGTCACACTCCTCAGCCGCCTCCATCCTTGCAACAAAATGAGGGTTTGGACTACGAAGTATCCTTGATGCAAGGACACTGCCCATCAAATAACAATCTAACATCCTTAAAGCCATCTTATTTCTAA